The genomic region GTATGTGCGACCTGGGTAGCCAGACGAAGGGTCGGGCCTCATTCGCATATCGGTCATTGGGACATTTGAAAATTCTCTTGGATACCATGTCATCGGTAATCTTCCCCCTGCATAAAGTTAGAGACCATATAATTATTTTGGCGATGTTTTATGtaacgaattaaatatatataaaaagctaAAACACAGTTCGAACACGTCAAATAGTTCCCAAAGGTGTATGTTTGATGCACATGGACACCTTAAACCAAGAACACACTAACACTGATTATCTATTTAGAAGTTTGTTGATCAACACAACGCGAACCATACATAAaggaacccattttgacccaaactcattttcaTCCATCACCCGGGCCAACCTAACGCGACCCATACAAAAAGAACCCATTTTTACCGTTACCCATTTTCATCCATCACCCAGTCTGCCCATTACCAAAGTGTATTTTAATATTCTACTTCAAATATTCTATTTTTGAAAACCCAGCTATACATGGTTTTTTTCAGAGTTTAAACCATCCACTCATTTAAAAACTATTCCAAATGCCTGATATTTAGATCATGGAATTTTGACTTCTAAGGAATCATGCAATTGCTCAAAGAGTCAAAGTGTGAATTCACCTGGATTATGATCACCGAAGATGATTTCTGCAAGTGCGGTCCCACCAGCTTCACCAGGATAACCCGCCCACAAAATACTCCCAATTTTTTCATCATCTTTAGCAAACGAAACATCAACCGGACCACCACAAAGTAAAACCAATAAAACCGGTTTCTTGGCGGCTCGAGCCACCGCCATTACAAGATCCTCTTGCTTACCTGGAAGAACCAATTCAATACGATCATGTTTCTCCCTTTCTTGACTTTGATCCAAACCCATCACCAAAATCACATAATCGACCCCTTTTGCTATACTTAAAACTTCATCAATGGCTATAGATGTGCAATTCACATAATCAACACAACCCTGATGGTAACGTGTATTTTTCACATAATGTTTGAGTGCATGAAAAATTGTGATGTTTTTGCAGGCCACACCCTCATAGTTTCCAAGCAATGTTCCAGTGGCTTCAGCATTGGGGCCTATGACAGCCAGGGAAGTGGTTTTGGTTCTTGAAAGTGGGAGAAAATCAAGTGAGTTTTTTAGCAGAACGATTCCATTTCGAGCAGCTTCAAGGGCTAGGTTTTGGTGTTCTGTAGAGCATACTTCTTGAGGTCCAAGGTTGCCATAGATGCCTCTTTTTGGGTCGCCATTGAACAAACCTAATCTCATTCTGATAGTAAATAAATTTTCTAGAGCTCTGTCTATATCTGCTTCGGTTAACTTGTTCATTTCGACTGCTGATTTGGTGTATTTCTTCAAATATGAACCACAGTTGACATCCATACCTGCACTTACACTCATTAATTAAATTGTGTATACAGAAAAGCCCATAAAGAAGATTGTCATAGAAACTATATACATGTAGTATGATTGCCCCTTTGAAACAGTTAAAAGTGTCATGATATAACATAATAGCATTACCGGCTTTAAGCACACTGGAAACCGCGTCTTCAGGTAATTTTGAATATCCTTGAACATCATGCATAATAGCAACTGCATCACAATCAGATGCAATGTACCTGTGATCATAAGAAAAAGATGAACAAGCACATCATCATTAGTCAACCATTACATCAAGGGAGCAAAAACTATGGTATAAAGAAACATGATACAACTACTTGTACACAATCATACAAGTGGCTAATGCAGTTTTATCATCAAGCTTCTATTTTGCTATATTTTATGAATACAAAAATGCTTATATGTAAATCTTGGTACCCGTTGAAATTCCAAGCTTGGCGAGCTGTCTTGGTTAAAAGATTGTAATCAGCACAATTTGGCAAACCATTTACTCGATTATAAGCACACATTATCCCACTAGCTTGCCCTTGTTGTACACACTTCTGAAATGGTGGTAAGAATGTATCTGCTAGATCTTGTTGAGTAATCTGCATATTCGTCAACCCAAAGTACAAGCATCATTGCATAAAACTTGTATTATGTATCATACAAACCCACAATGCATAGAAAATACTTACGTTAGCATCAAAGTTGTAGCGATCAGCGGTTTTCCAGTTGTCTAAATCATTGGCAATGAAGTGTTTGCAGCAAGCAGATGCTTGAAGGTGATCAGCGTATGGGTCTAGTTTACCACCTTCAAAAGTGTCACCTTGAATTCCTCTGACATATGAAACCGAATAATCTCCAACAACCAACGGGTCTTCGCCAGGTGTCTCTTGTCCTCTTCCCCATCTTGGATCCCTTAACACGTTGATGTTTGGTGCCCAAAATGTTAGTCCCCTTGCTTGACCTTCATTGTACATTGCTCTTGCTTCTCTTCCAATCGCCTATATGTACATAAAAAAATC from Rutidosis leptorrhynchoides isolate AG116_Rl617_1_P2 chromosome 9, CSIRO_AGI_Rlap_v1, whole genome shotgun sequence harbors:
- the LOC139868879 gene encoding probable beta-D-xylosidase 7 codes for the protein MTPDRSTNDISFFVIYMMMVIVIIMSTAINTSRSQPPYSCDQSSSSHKPLYPFCNVSLPIPNRVHDVVSRLTIDEKVLQLVNGAPAIPRLGISEYEWWSEALHGVSRHGKGVRFNGTITASTMFPQVILTAASFDSRLWYRIGQAIGREARAMYNEGQARGLTFWAPNINVLRDPRWGRGQETPGEDPLVVGDYSVSYVRGIQGDTFEGGKLDPYADHLQASACCKHFIANDLDNWKTADRYNFDANITQQDLADTFLPPFQKCVQQGQASGIMCAYNRVNGLPNCADYNLLTKTARQAWNFNGYIASDCDAVAIMHDVQGYSKLPEDAVSSVLKAGMDVNCGSYLKKYTKSAVEMNKLTEADIDRALENLFTIRMRLGLFNGDPKRGIYGNLGPQEVCSTEHQNLALEAARNGIVLLKNSLDFLPLSRTKTTSLAVIGPNAEATGTLLGNYEGVACKNITIFHALKHYVKNTRYHQGCVDYVNCTSIAIDEVLSIAKGVDYVILVMGLDQSQEREKHDRIELVLPGKQEDLVMAVARAAKKPVLLVLLCGGPVDVSFAKDDEKIGSILWAGYPGEAGGTALAEIIFGDHNPGGRLPMTWYPREFSNVPMTDMRMRPDPSSGYPGRTYRFYTGKTVFEFGHGLSYSNHSYKFVSSTQNKIILSPNKAIPSRSILVSRVGKGLCEKVEFMVAVSVENQGQASNHTVLLFAKWDDMDSNKHLTKQLVGYRRVSLGANESSEVEFVVKPCEYFSRANEDGLMVMQEGSYSLVVGDQEYDIDIVIR